The following is a genomic window from Candidatus Omnitrophota bacterium.
ATCTGAAAAAACTGCTCGTGGCAGGGTTTGACAAGGTCTACGAGATAAACCGAAGCTTCAGGAACGAGGGCGTCTCTACCATGCATAATCCCGAATTCACCATGCTTGAGGTCTATGAAGCGTTTACCGATTATCAGGGGATGATGGAATTATGCGAGGAGATGATAGTATACGTCATAAATAAGGTTGCCGGCGGCACAAAAATAGAATACCAGGGCAGGGAGCTGGATTTCCAGAGGCCGTGGAAGAGGGTTTCCTTCGCCGGGCTGGTAAAGGAAAAATTCGGCATCTCGCCGTCTGATCCTCTTGAGGATATGGTGGAAAAACTGCGTAAGAAGGGGAAGATCGAGGCGCGGGCAGTTCTTACGCGCACTCAGGTGACGAAGATCATTGAGGATCTGCTTGAGGAAGATATGCCGGGATACCCCGTAATGGTCACCGACTATTTTACCTCAATGAGCCCGCTGGCAAAGGCCAGGAAGGACGACCCCCTGGTCTGCGAGCGCTTTGAGCTGTTTATCTCCGGCATTGAGGTGGGCAACGCCTATTCGGAGTTGAACGACCCGTTTGAACAGAGGAAGCGTTTTATAGAGGAAATAGAGGCGCTGCCGGGAGAGGAAAAGAAGAACGTTGACGAGGACTTCCTGCTGGCGCTTGAGCAGGGCATGCCTCCGGCGGGCGGGTTGGGCATAGGCATTGACCGGCTGGTCATGCTTTTATCCAACCAGCCGTCCATAAGGGACGTGATATTGTTTCCTTTGCTGAGGCCCGGACAATAATGCGTTTTGAATTTAAGCTCGCGTTTCGCTATTTGACAACCGGAAGAAAAGAGCGGTTTATCTCGCTCATCGGCCTGATATCCATACTGGGCGTGGCAATAGGGGTTATGGCGCTTATAGTGGTGCTGGCGGTGATGAGC
Proteins encoded in this region:
- the lysS gene encoding lysine--tRNA ligase, coding for MVENELITQRKDKLKALKDKGLDPYLNNSFSRDEIGICLSRFEEGRKAAVAGRLMQKRLHGKAAFADLRDSTGTLQLYFAKDALGDEKFEDFKCIDIADILGVKGEMFKTRTGQVTLKVFDFTLLSKAVRPLPEKWHGLKDVETRYRQRYLDIIANSEAGSVFILRSGIISCLREFLDERGYLEVETPMMHPIPGGAAGRPFQTHHNEYDIDLYLRIAPELYLKKLLVAGFDKVYEINRSFRNEGVSTMHNPEFTMLEVYEAFTDYQGMMELCEEMIVYVINKVAGGTKIEYQGRELDFQRPWKRVSFAGLVKEKFGISPSDPLEDMVEKLRKKGKIEARAVLTRTQVTKIIEDLLEEDMPGYPVMVTDYFTSMSPLAKARKDDPLVCERFELFISGIEVGNAYSELNDPFEQRKRFIEEIEALPGEEKKNVDEDFLLALEQGMPPAGGLGIGIDRLVMLLSNQPSIRDVILFPLLRPGQ